Proteins encoded in a region of the Carassius gibelio isolate Cgi1373 ecotype wild population from Czech Republic chromosome B5, carGib1.2-hapl.c, whole genome shotgun sequence genome:
- the LOC127958048 gene encoding protein FAM214B — MQKDLKHKLYALWKSACPNSTPDHWKLKPFIYATGSLLSIPQPCCTCSDFLELSGASFFLLFNTAQLPLKKSPSTNKVTMRHIHVDLARKELPAQDGDLPLPSTQGESPESEVRRVVPRPFGEEEIRLQKVYQLSILSQRGGFGESQETLRPVRVGMKRSPKGMPVPVAIKRPVQQDEDEDDDESDGEVLCGSGVEPLFCNSLLEHKDSEIPRSPPLSPSHPPIPGRRPAQHNHDRPVPDVFTPLSPKSPPMVDPQGPHSTWGHCEGSPPTLTPRTEASTAGNILAGSIEEPGDEGHNPVDVKGMLSATESSWAPVPFSTPAEAVEWGMTFESSPPPAETKTSSTNRLSSLEKTPVEANGLVSGSSNSCPVKKRLLSSSDTGESCSEDEGPSTSKRSRLALLAPGLGLASCRSTDAKGAPFWNHLLPSAREHTKTATDCSRSGRRLKVGSRLKSRQLRSGRRTDTSRSCSSISSLSSISRPLLGNFEESILKGRFTPSGRIEGFTAEIGASGSYCPQHATLPVQVTYYDTSEHSAPSPFLGVILLEPLGKKGYSVPKAGTIQVTLFNPNKTVVKMFLVTYNFGDMPVNHMTFLRHRIFLVPVDEAEGKEGSLSDRKKILCYLIHLRFQSSKSGKIYLHNDIRLLFSRKSIEVDSGIPYELKSFTEVPRNPKYSPRV; from the exons ATGCAGAAGGACCTGAAGCAT AAGCTTTATGCACTGTGGAAATCAGCTTGTCCTAACTCCACACCTGACCACTGGAAACTAAAGCCTTTCATCTATGCGACGGGAAGCTTACTTTCGATTCCACAGCCTTGTTGCACTTGTTCAGACTTCCTAGAACTCTCTGgagctagtttttttttattatttaacactgCACAACTTCCCCTGAAAAAGTCACCCAGCACAAACAAAGTCACTATGCGTCACATCCACGTGGACCTGGCTCGTAAAGAGCTTCCAGCCCAGGACGGGGATCTACCTCTGCCTAGCACTCAAGGCGAGAGCCCTGAATCTGAAGTACGTCGAGTCGTTCCCAGACCTTTTGGAGAAGAGGAGATCAGGCTCCAGAAAGTCTACCAGCTATCCATCCTCTCCCAAAGAGGTGGTTTCGGGGAAAGTCAAGAGACTCTTCGGCCTGTCCGAGTAGGAATGAAACGTAGCCCGAAGGGGATGCCGGTTCCTGTCGCCATTAAGCGTCCTGTCCAACAGGATGAGGATGAAGACGATGATGAGTCCGATGGGGAGGTGTTGTGTGGCTCTGGGGTGGAACCACTTTTTTGCAACTCACTCCTTGAGCACAAAGACTCAGAAATCCCTAGGTCACCTCCCCTTTCCCCTTCACATCCACCGATTCCTGGTCGCCGGCCAGCCCAGCACAACCACGACAGGCCCGTCCCAGATGTCTTCACCCCGCTGTCCCCAAAATCTCCTCCTATGGTGGACCCACAGGGCCCTCACTCCACCTGGGGCCACTGTGAGGGAAGTCCTCCCACACTTACTCCCAGAACCGAGGCCTCCACAGCAGGAAACATCCTGGCTGGCTCCATTGAAGAACCAGGGGACGAAGGCCATAACCCTGTCGATGTCAAGGGCATGCTTTCTGCAACAGAGAGCAGTTGGGCGCCTGTCCCGTTTTCAACACCAGCTGAAGCTGTCGAATGGGGGATGACTTTTGAATCTTCTCCTCCACCGGCAGAGACAAAGACCTCCTCCACTAACAGACTGAGCTCTCTTGAGAAAACACCAGTGGAAGCAAATGGCCTGGTATCGGGATCATCCAATTCCTGTCCAGTGAAGAAAAGACTTCTCTCCTCAAGTGATACAGGAGAGTCCTGCTCAGAGGATGAGGGTCCATCTACATCAAAACGCAGTCGGCTGGCACTGTTGGCACCGGGGCTCGGATTAGCATCCTGTCGCAGCACTGATGCCAAGGGTGCACCCTTCTGGAACCATCTACTGCCATCAGCAAGGGAGCACACCAAG ACTGCTACAGACTGTTCACGATCTGGGAGAAGGCTCAAAGTAGGGAGTCGACTCAAATC TCGACAGTTACGCAGTGGACGCCGAACAGACACCAGTCGCTCCTGTAGTTCAATCTCCTCTTTATCCTCCATTAGCAGACCTCTTCTCGGCAACTTTGAG GAGTCGATTCTGAAGGGTCGTTTTACTCCATCTGGGCGGATAGAGGGCTTCACAGCAGAGATCGGGGCTAGCGGCTCCTATTGCCCGCAGCATGCCACCTTACCTGTGCAAGTGACTTATTATGACACCTCGGAGCACAGTGCCCCTTCTCCCTTCCTG GGGGTGATCTTGCTAGAACCACTTGGAAAAAAAGGATACAGCGTACCCAAAGCAGGGACCATTCAAGTG accTTATTTAACCCCAATAAGACTGTGGTTAAAATGTTTTTGGTGACATATAATTTTGGGGACATGCCCGTCAATCACATGACCTTCTTGCGCCATCGTATCTTCCTGGTGCCTGTGGATGAGGCGGAGGGGAAGGAGGGCTCACTGTCTGACAGAAAGAAGATTCTCTGCTACTTGATACACCTCAG ATTCCAGAGTTCCAAATCTGGGAAAATCTACTTGCACAATGATATCCGGCTGCTATTCTCCCGCAAGTCCATCGAGGTGGACTCTGGGATTCCTTACGAGCTGAAATCTTTCACCGAGGTGCCAAGAAACCCCAAATACTCCCCCAGAGTGTGA